The DNA segment TGGAGGATAAACATGTCTAGTCATTTCAGCAGCTGTCAAGTCCATGCTGCCCAACCATCTCTATCATATTCAGTTATAAACATGAGACTGTAAAAATTAAAGACCTGACTTTCTACACCCATTTAAAGATACACCTATGTGGTACAATACAGTACACTCCTATGATCATGTGATCCACTGGTCTAGTCTCCATACATCAAAGTGCATTAAACATAATGTCTAAAATGCATGGAGTATTTtagaacaaaaaggaaaaagaagtaATTGAAAATTGTTCTAAATATGTGTAAAGAAAATGCTTTGCTGTAGACAGTGTGTCTAAGCATGAGTGGAATGGAGATTCCATCAGTTGATTGGTGGTTGGTTAGATGGCAGGATTTGTTAACTTAATGACTGACTGTCTGCAGGTTAACCAGTTTTCCAAGGTCACCTGGTACAGAGTAAAAGCTGGAGCGCCTGAAGCATTCCAAGTGATTAGCAGGATGAACTTTCCACAACAGGTGTATTATGACTTTCTCCAGGAGGTGACCCACAATCCCCACCTAAAGCCTGAGGAGACAGCATGCAACTGGGTTCAGGAAAACAGAGCAGTCTGGGAGAAGTGGGTGCCTGTAAGCCTCACAAAAAAACCTAAACTCTATCTTGctgggttgtttcccttgacaGGCGGGTACTGGACTGCTCCAGGACTCGTTGTTGGTACGTTCAAGATTACAAGTACTTTTATTGGCATTAGTGTCTCATCTAGCAGCAAAGAATATTGAGATTTTGTGTGCCTGGAATGTAGTTGAGGAATGAGACTGCATTTAAGTACTGCTTCATGAAAATATATGCCATATTCTACAGAATATGCTTAGGTTGCTTTGACCTTTAAAAGGTTTTACattctttatcatttatttattttaggtgtgtgtgtattttcataAACTTCACTTATCTTTTGACATAGTTTAGCTGCAGTTACAAGTCATAATACCAAGCAAACTTGACACATTGACATCTTGTAAAAACTAATAATCATCTTTCtgaactttgtgtgtgtgtgtgtttttgtaggTGCCAAATTTGCTATTGACATGGTCAACCAGGACAGCTCTGTTCTGCCCACTCATGAGCTTGATTTGATTGTAAATGATACTCGATGCCGTGCAGATGTAGCATTAAATAATTTCATCAAACTGATGCTGATGCAAGATCACTCCTTCAAAATTCTTGGAATACTAGGTATGGTAATCTTTTACATGGTCATTGATATGCTTCATTTTGTTAcagattctttttattattattatcgtaaATCTACAGCCAAAGCCATGATGAAACCCTCTTCAAAGTTCACTTTGTTACTCTGTGCTTGTTTACATTGTTTCTATGGCAAGGAAATGGTGCAAAAGGGAAGCAAGAAGACATCGAAGATAAAAGAGATTCCATGGCAGAAACAGAAGGATAGCCAGACAGCAGATGGCTATTTTTACACTTTGCTTCAATGAATATTTGCGACATTATTCTTTTATGCACATTAATTACCTGGAGAGTGATGGCTTTTCAGGAAAAGAATGCCTGCTATGTTCAGGATTTCCAATTGTTGGATGGATGCTTTTTAAATGTGTAGGCCCAGGCTGTTCTGACGCAGCTGAACCCATAGCAGCTCTGACTGGTCACTTTCACACGTTGATGGTGAGCTATGGTGCCGAGGCATCATCTCTTGCTGACCGAGCAAAATACCCATACTTCTTCAGAACCATTCCACAAGTAAATCACTACAGGTGAGAATGATTCCAGTTCAAATCATTGATGTAGAAAAACAGTTCTGTTTTCACCAATTTCAGCGTTGTTCTTGCTTGACTGTTCCTAATTATTTCACTAGAATTTTGTAGATAGACTaagaacagaaggaaagaagggtTAGATATGCTGATCAGTGTGTTTTGTAGGGTACTGACTGAACCAGATaagatcttttcttttttccaggtTTGTGTATGCCGAATTCTTCAAGGCCATGGGGTGGACACAGGTTGGGGCTCTTGCAGAAGGTGGCCAGGAGTTACCAGAATATCATCTGCAACTTCAGGAATACCTTCAGGAGCAGGGTGTATCTGTTCTTGTGAAGCGCAAGCTAGTGCGTAATCCTGAACAGCTGGACCTGTCTGTTGTAAGTAGACTTTATGTGTTGTCAGTTATATGCAACTGTTCTTTTCAGCAGAGAGGTGACTTATACTAGCGTCACCTAGGTAGCAGTGAAAGAGGCTGATATCTAAgagatttttgtatttattgtttccACATGCAGTAAAACTTctctattaagacttgctaaaatttACAATCGGGTCATAGTAGGGAAATCAACCAGTATGATTTCATTGCACAAGCCATAACTTCAAACATCTAttaattcaagttcatttatttaaatgttgaaaatgaagCTTTTGAAAACCACATCATAAcgctttttgctgtttttgagTTCGCTTTGTCATGCTTATTCTGCCATCGGTGCGCTcgactgaagatttataggggaaGTAACTCTCCAGGGAAGAGCAGTTGATCAATGCATGTGGGTCAGTTGCAAGAATCTCATTTTTATAAAGTGACTTCCGCAAAAGGTCATTAGTGAAGCACAATCAACTGATGTGTGTTGGTAAGGAGACAGCAGGGAATGGAGgctgattttaatttttttttctcccttgtaGATGTTTAAAGAGATAAGGGAGCGCAATGTTCATGTCATCATTGCGGACTTCTATGACAATGTGGCTCGAGCTGTCATGTGTGAAGCCTATAGACAGGTAACTTTTCTCATGCATCATTCATGGTTTCAGTATTTCTATACTATTATCTTACCATCcacctgtttttatttttaaagcccACGAACTGCGAAAGGATTATTTCAGTCTATAAGGTTGTCAAAATGCATTATGTTGTTTACAGGTACAACAGATTTTTGTTCATTATTCTTGAGCTGTCATGATAGATGTCATAGGTTATCTTTGAAATATCTGTGTTTATAATAAACCAGTGTATTTTAGTGCAAATTGATAAAGCTGTGGAGTTAAGAGAATGAGCTTTATTGCTGTTATCATGAGGTAATATGTcagaagaatgtttttaatgcTGCACTGAGTTATTCAAGTCATTGCTGATGATTAGTCTCTATCACAACATTCCTTCCTAGACTGTCGGTACACTTTAACATTTTATCGTATGACAATGGTAAGAGTATGTTTGTACAGGGCTCTAGCACAACGTTAGTGTGAAAGACTATTAATAGTCTACTAATGGCATGTCACGTAAGAGAGGAAGTTCCAACTAATTGatataaagaaaatgtctttttattctGTCTTCTGTAGAAAATGACTGCACATCAGGGATATGTGTGGTTTTTGCCAGCTTGGTACCCTATGGATTGGTGGGATGTAGACTTCTACAACAGCCCTACTGCATCTTCTGACCCTCGACCCCAGGAGTTTGTTCCCTGCACAACCGCGGTAAGAATAAAGCcctaaaagtatttaaaattagaaatgtgtagTGTAACTAGCCCCAGAGTGCCTAAAATGTACCTTTGGCTTTATTGGGACTGGTGTGTTTTGGATATTTAACATTTCTTGTTGGGGTTTTCAGGAAATGGAGTATGCCATTGAAGGCCACTTCATCATTGCTAAAAGGAATACAGATAATGAGGATCTAACAGCAGTGGGAGGCATCACAATTAAACAGTTCAAAGAGATCTACGCATTGCGTGTGGGGAAAGCTGTATGTGAccattttttatgattattcaTTTAGTCACCTATAGATCTCAGAAATCCTTTATTGATTGCCTATTCCACAGACAAAAAAACTCTTAAAGTTGGAAAATGTTAGACATCTGTTTTAGTTACAGTTTAACTACTTATGTATAGTGTTATTCAGGATAAATCAACTTGTACAGCATTGAGtcattgattttcttttcttttgtggtttttaCCAGTACGTGGACGAAAGTCCATTTGCCAGCTTTGTGTATGATGCAGTATGGGTCTTCGCAAAGGGTTTGCACAATCTGCTGACAGCAAACCCCGCTGCTCTGGACTCACTTGGAGATGAAAGAATGGCAAAGTACACAAAgcagtttaaataattttgttcatcTTTCAGCTTGCTGgaagttcaaaatattttgcatgaacTTTATCCAGTTattagaaagaaatgtttcaccTCTCAATCTTCCAGTctgaacattattatttttctcacttGTGTACATGCACTCTCTCTCCCACCTGCCAAGCCTCTCTAATCTacatttttgcttatttctgATTTGTCCAGGGCATACATGAAAGCTATCAATGAGACACATTTCCAAGGAGTGTCTGGCTATATCCGTTTTGATGGCAGCGATCGGTTGGGTTCAATATTGATTCAGCAGTTTTTCCATAATGAAACTGTTAATGTTGCCCTCTACACCCCCCAGGGAACAGACAAGGAAGGTTCTCTTATCATAAACCACACTAAAATTCGATGGCTGTCTCCACTCGGGGCACATCCAAGCTTTATTAATGCAGGTGAGGTTTTGCCACATTGTGAAGATTTATTCATGACTGTTTCTAAAACATAGTCATACAGGTTTTGTCCCATCtcatgtaatatatatataagaggaGGTAATAATGACAGTTAATGTGATGTCTGTGGGGTTGTTTCAGGTGGACATACTTGTGCTGTGGAAGACTTCAGAGCATTTCTAGGTGTGGAATGCGAGACAGCTATTATTATTGCTAATGTCATGGGCTTTGTTGCCtttgtcatcatcactatcatctgTTTAGTTCTTCTCAAGTGCAGGTGATGATCTTTTAAGTGTTTCTGCATGCAAACatccatgtgtatgtgtgagtgagaagaCAGGGGAGAGCATATGAATGAATAGATGCATCTTTACATATGCTAGGTTCTGTTCAGGATAAATTTAAAGCATTATCCTATATAAATTTCGCCATCTGTGGTGAATATTTGAGCTTCTGTTCAGATAGGTTTTCTCATTTAGTGTCTTGTTTCTGTAGTAGAGGCTGGCTTAGATACCAGCTGAAGGCTGATTGGCAGGATGATTGGCATACAAGTTTGTGTTATCCAAAGGGGACAGAAGGGGCTCCGGGGAAGAGGGGGCTACACTTAACCTCCTGCTAGATGGGCCCTAGTAGCACAATCAGCTAGCCACCAATGGCACATTAACCCTCCCACTGGGTAAAAAAGGAGGGAACAGGTCGGAGAGAGAAGCTTAGGAAGAGCAAACCACAGCACTGCCAATGAAAAACATCGCCTTTTCAACCAGCAACCCAATTGAGAAGTTACCGGAAAGCATACCTAGAGTTTGCTTTATTAGGCAGTGGTTGCAGATGTAGCTTCAGGCAGCCTGCAAGTGATTGCCGTAGTAAAAATACCAACAATATACAGCTACACATTAAACATAATAGTCACAAAGTATTCACAAGTGTGTGCTAGGTTATCTTGTGTAAAAGGGAGTAGTAATATTTTTAGGTTATTTAGGTGTCATTTAGATTCTTTAATTCTGTTTAAAGTCTGCATGGTTTATCTTCACTGCTGTAGGTATGATGCTAAAGTGAAAGCCACACATCAACGTATGAAGGAGTTGGGGCTTCTGTCATCTGAATATTCACACTGCCTAACCCTTGATGAGTGGGAAATCCCACGTAAAAATGTTGTTCTCAATCGCAAACTTGGTGAGGGAGCTTTTGGCACAGTGTGTGGGGGTGAGATGCTGGATGGTGATCACTGGGTGGCTGTTGCAGTTAAGACCCTCAAAATACGCCACTCCATGGAGGAGAAGGTGAGCCTACAGTGTTGTGATTCTTCCTTCCCCTGTTGCATCAATAAATGCCAAAGATCATTTTTATATGAATACATATTAACAAATAGTAATTTCTCTGGATGTTATAGTGTAATGTTATCCTGCTTTGTTTCGTTTTGCAGCTGGATTTCTTCAGTGAGGTTGGCATGATGAAACGATTCAAGCATCCTAATATTGTTGCTCTTTTAGGAGTTTGTACCCGCACTGAGCCTGTGTATGCCATAATGGAGTTTTTACTGCATGGTGAGCAAGAAATTTTTGTAGTATCCAGTGCCACCATAGTGTAACTACATGTTGCCAAAATGCATTTTGAAGATGgtgtgtaaaaaaaagagtaaagagattgaaaagaaatttaaatttgattttattagAAGTGACTTTATActgtttggtggtggtggtcaatAGTTCTGTTCACTATTAGAAAGATTCCTCAGTTTCTTAGTCAAGTAAGTGCTTTAGTTTAAGTGCATCCTTTTTTGTGCAAGCCATACTAACAAGTATTACAATACCAAGAAAATCTCTTATGAAATTTATTTCACCCAGGTGACCTAAAAACATACCTGTTGTCACGACGCAGCCTTGTGGATCAGAATGTCAAAGAATCTGAAGATGTCAATGCTGAAAGTTTGACTAGAATGGCCATTGATATTGCCACAGGACTGCAGTACCTACACCAGCTTAAATATGTCCACAGGCAAGAGCTTTTTGAACACTGGGATTAGCAGTTATCCGTCCTGGTGACGTTGATCTAAGGAGTCATTTTCTGGATATATCCATTGATATCATATTAGTGGCTGGGTCACCAAAGAAATAAGCTTGGTCCC comes from the Pomacea canaliculata isolate SZHN2017 linkage group LG12, ASM307304v1, whole genome shotgun sequence genome and includes:
- the LOC112576696 gene encoding uncharacterized protein LOC112576696, giving the protein MGMLTFPTLCGVIIYAIFVQASASCITNEPCKLHHYFYHNGHELPLVLENSNRDSHQVANHILKIILEDILCYHSIDIRHQSYYDNVNASAALDRITGCSPAKCKGMSMDSVPETMINLESWMVAGFDKAPWVDTKRLIDAGPLGPYGRMGWFLSSSCVEEMWAQGVMVDHWRALLNSTVARSFSWWGNPELLQVCPHYNVTAYKSSRCTKSRRNCATLFSSFKGLDAGMLQQQIETLGLPVDIVWLDTLLEDFVLNQTSAGKHILFFSWVPSRLTLVGNFTRINFPEHYHEGYYESVKQRIYSTTEFQVNQFSKVTWYRVKAGAPEAFQVISRMNFPQQVYYDFLQEVTHNPHLKPEETACNWVQENRAVWEKWVPVSLTKKPKLYLAGLFPLTGGYWTAPGLVVGAKFAIDMVNQDSSVLPTHELDLIVNDTRCRADVALNNFIKLMLMQDHSFKILGILGPGCSDAAEPIAALTGHFHTLMVSYGAEASSLADRAKYPYFFRTIPQVNHYRFVYAEFFKAMGWTQVGALAEGGQELPEYHLQLQEYLQEQGVSVLVKRKLVRNPEQLDLSVMFKEIRERNVHVIIADFYDNVARAVMCEAYRQKMTAHQGYVWFLPAWYPMDWWDVDFYNSPTASSDPRPQEFVPCTTAEMEYAIEGHFIIAKRNTDNEDLTAVGGITIKQFKEIYALRVGKAYVDESPFASFVYDAVWVFAKGLHNLLTANPAALDSLGDERMAKAYMKAINETHFQGVSGYIRFDGSDRLGSILIQQFFHNETVNVALYTPQGTDKEGSLIINHTKIRWLSPLGAHPSFINAGGHTCAVEDFRAFLGVECETAIIIANVMGFVAFVIITIICLVLLKCRYDAKVKATHQRMKELGLLSSEYSHCLTLDEWEIPRKNVVLNRKLGEGAFGTVCGGEMLDGDHWVAVAVKTLKIRHSMEEKLDFFSEVGMMKRFKHPNIVALLGVCTRTEPVYAIMEFLLHGDLKTYLLSRRSLVDQNVKESEDVNAESLTRMAIDIATGLQYLHQLKYVHRDLACRNCLVHANKTVKISDFGMTRHISDSDYYRFTRKGMLPVRWMSPESLVDGLFTFKSDIWSFGVVVYEIVTFGSFPYQGLSNTQVLDYVKQGNRLILPDNCPEDLRSFIHWCMFYDQGFRPDLEDILDYLHFNQKFLVPCLDTPIASVVMEDTDSLEMALSPDQGTVTHSTLPSGLLQRRSGSWQDKLALAARKTLSVPSKCIPKSHTRTLLFGLDRAHSNSMCMVQSPTAMDSLLPTDDTDLRMGNLCNRQLSSRGTSEMGDSGERGDSDYFSDNSKEVCQTVTTV